DNA sequence from the Agromyces aureus genome:
GCGCGAGGTGTACCTCGCGCCGTTCGAGGCCGTCGTCGACGCCGGCGTCTGGACCATCATGGCCGCCTACAACGGCCTCACCCGCGACGGCGTCGAGGCCACCTCGACGGCGCACGAGCCCCTGCTCCGCGGCATCCTCAAGGGCGAATGGCAGTTCGACGGCGTCGTGATCAGCGACTGGCTCGCCACGAAGACCGCCGTCGAACCCGCCATCGCGGGCCTCGACCTCGTGATGCCCGGCCCCGGCGGCCCCTGGGCCGACGGCCTGCTCGCCGCGGTCGAGGCCGGCCTCGTGCCCGAATCGGTCATCGACGACAAGGTCGCGCGCATCATCCGCCTCGCCGACCGCGTCGGTGCGCTCAGCGGCCTCGCCGGCGAGACGCTCCCGTTCGACGCGAGCGGCGCCACCGCCGACCCGGCCGGCGACGAGGTCGTCGCCCTGCTCACCGAAGCGGCCGCCCGCTCGACCGTCGTGCTCCGCAACGACGGTGGACTCCTGCCAGTCGACCCCGCGCTCCGCGGGCGCATCGCCCTCATCGGGCACAACGCCGTGCAGCCCTTCACGCAGGGCGGCGGCAGCGCGTTCGTCACCCCGCCGCACGAGAGCCAGCCGCTCGACGCGCTGCGCGCCGCGTTCCCCGACGCCGCGGTGGACCTGCTCCGCGGCGGAGCGACGACCCTGCGCGCGCCGCTCGTGCCCGCCGAGCTCCTGTCGACGCCGACCGGCGAGCCCGGCGTGCTCGTCGAGCTCCTCGACGAGCACGGCGAGCTCATCGGGTCGCAGCTGCTCCCGGACGCCGAGGCGCTGTGGTTCCCGGTCGACGACGACGCCGCGGCATCCGTTCACGTGACCACCGACCTGCGCCTCGCGCGGGCCGGACGCCACCTCATCGACCTCGGACCCGTCGGCGCCCACCGCGTCGTGGTCGACGGCGTCGAGCGCAGCACCTCGCAGCACGTCGTCGGCGCCGAGGTCATCCTCGACTCCAGCTACGCGAATCCCGAGCACGTCGAGACCGTCATCGTCGCCGACGAGGCGCGCGACGTGCGCATCGAGGTCGACGCGCAGATCATCGACGGTGAGTCGTACGGCCGCTTCGTTCGACTGCACTTCCGCCACCTCGAGCCCAGCCTCAGCATCGACGAGGAGATCGAGCAGGCCGTCGCCGCCGCCGGGCAGGCCGACCTGGCCGTCGTCGTCGTCGGCACGAACTCCGAGACCGAGTCCGAGGGCTGGGATCGCCCCGACCTCGCGCTGCCCGGACGCCAGAACGAGCTCGTGCGTCGCGTCGCGGCCGCGAACCCCGCCACCGTCGTCGTCGTGAACGCCGGCGCGCCCGTGCTACTGCCGTGGCTCGACGAGGTCGCCGCCGTGCTCTGGTGGTGGCTGCCCGGCCAGGAGGCCGGCAGGTCGCTCGCGGCCGTGCTCACGGGCGCCATCGAGCCGAGCGGCCGACTGCCCTGGACCCTGCCCGCGAGCGAGGCCGACGTGCCCGTTCCGAACGGCCTCCCGGTCGACGGCGTCATCGACTACGCCGAGGGCGTCGACGTCGGCCACCGCGGCTGGGACCGCCTCGAGCGCACGCCCGCCCGAGAGTTCGGCTTCGGACTCGGGTACGCCGCCTGGGCGTATCGCGGGCTCGAACTCGTCGACGCGGCATCCGGAACCGCCGAGGCCGACGCCTTCGTCACCGCCCGCGTGACCGTCGCCAACACGAGCGACCGCGACGGCCGCGAGGTCGTACAGGTCTACCTGTCGGCCGACCCCGCCGACGCGACCCGGCCCCTGCGCTGGCTCGCGGGCTTCGCCGTCGTCGATGTCGCCGCGGGCGGCACCGCGACCGTCGACATCCCGATCGCACGCAGGTCGTTCGAGACCTGGGCGACGGATGCCGCATCCTGGACCCTTCCGTCTGGCACCTACAGGGTGCACGCGGGCCGGTCCTCCCGAGACCTCAGCCTCGAGGCCGTGCACACGGTCGCGGGCTGAGCACCACCCAACGCAATACGAACGCATCACAACGCACCACCTGATCGCACCACCACACACAATGCAAGGAGGCATGGAAATGCGAAAGAGCATCCTCGCCGCGGGCGCCGTACTGGTCGCCGCCGGCTTGGCTTTCACAGGGTGCAGCGCGGACACGAGCGGCGGCGGTGACACCGGTTCCAAGGTGCTCACCGTCGGCATGCCGAACGGACCGCAGCAGCCGAACCAGAACCCGCTCGCGACCGGATCGGCATCGCTGTCGCTCGGGTACGCGTTCGTCGTCTACGAGTCGCTCATGCAGAACAACGAGATCGACCCGACCGAGGCGCCCACGCCCTGGCTCGCCGAGTCGGTCGAGTGGAACCCCGAGTACGCGCAGGCGACCATCACGCCGCGCGATGGCGTCAAGTGGTCCGACGGCGAGGCCTTCACCGCCGACGACATCGCCTTCTCGATCCAGCTCCGCAAGGACAACCCCGAGCTGAACATCGACTTCCCCGACCAGTACGGCGACATCTCCGTCGAGGACGGCAAGGTCGTCGTGAACTTCACGACGGGCCAGTACGTCAACCAGGTCAAGCTCTACCGTCTCCTCATCGTGCCCAAGCACATCTGGGAGGGCGAGGACGCCGTCACGTTCAGCGACGACGACATGATCGGCACCGGCCCGTTCACGCTGAAGTCCTTCAGCGCCCAGGCCGTCACGCTCACCCCCAACGAGACGTACTGGGGCGGCAAGTCGAAGGTCGCCGAGCTCCGCTACGACGCCTACAACGACAACGCCGGCCTGACGACGGCGCTCACCACGGGTGAGGCGCAGTGGGGCTGGACCTTCATTCCCGACTACGAGTCGACCTACATCGCCAAGGACCCCGACCACTTCAACCAGGTCGCCGGCGGCGGCTTCGGCGTCGACGTGCTGTACCTGAACAACGAGACGAAGCCGTTCGACAACCTGGCCTTCCGCCAGGCGCTGAACATGGTCGTCGACCACGCCGACATCACGAAGACCGCGGGCTACGGCGTGTGGCCCGAGATCACGAGCGTGACCGGCCTGCCCCAGCCCTCCGGTGACGCGTTCATCTCCGAGGCGTACCAGGGCCAGGAGCTCACGGTCGACGTCGACGGCGCCAAGAAGGTGCTGACCGACGCCGGGTACACCTACGACGGCGACAAGCTCATCGATCCCGACGGCGAGGCGGTCTCGTTCAAGCTGACCAACCCCAGCGGCTGGACCGACTACCTCGACGCGCTCGGCATCATCGCCGAGGGTGCGAAGTCGCTCGGCGCCGAGGCCACGGTCGACGCGATCGTGCAGGACACCTGGTTCAACGACACCATCCCGTTCGGCAACTTCCAGGCCTCGCTGCACTGGACCGACGCCGGCTCCACGCCGTGGAACCTGTACTCGAACATCATGGACGGCGCCTCGTACGTGCCGCTCGGCGAGACCGCGAACTGGAACTTCGGCCGGTACAACAACGACGAGGTCACCCAGGCGCTCGCGACGTACAAGTCCGCGACCGAGGACTCCGACCGCCAGGCGGCACTCGACGTCGTGCAGAAGCACTACGTCGAGGATGTCCCGGGCATCGTGATCTGGTCGCGTCCGGCCGTGGCGCAGTACTCCACGCAGAACTACACCGGATTCCCCACCTCCGAGGACCCCTACGCGAACCCGCAGCCGACGGGCCCGCAGGCGGCACTCATCCTCTCCAAGCTCACCCCGAGCGAGTGAGACCCGCCGGGCGCGAGCCCGGTGCATCCGGAACATCCGCGGCCTGCCGCATGATGTGACGATGAGGTGCGGCGGATGCCCCGGCATCCGCCGCACCACCACTCAACGTTGAGCCCCGACCGTGAGGTGACCCGAATGTCCCCCTCCTCTCCCCCCGCCGAACCGGCGGACGGCGACGTCGTCCTCCAGGCCGTCGACCTGCAGAAGCACTTCAAGCTCCGCGGGCTCAACTCGCGCGACGTCGTGCACGCGGTCGACGGCGTGAACTTCGAACTCCGCCGCGGCCGCGTGCTCGCCCTCGTCGGCGAATCCGGCTCGGGCAAGTCCACGATCGCCCGGCTGCTCGCCCAGCTCATGCCCACGACCGGCGGGCGCATCCTCCTGCACGGCACGGATGCCACGGCCAAGGGCCGCCGCGCGTTCCGCCGCTACGTCGGTCGCGTGCAGATGATCTTCCAGGACCCGTTCGGGTCGCTGAACCCCGTGCACACCGTGCGCTACATGCTCTCGCGCAGCCTCCGGATCCACCGCGGCCGCCTGCGCGGCCCCGCCCTCGAGGAGGCGCTCGTCGAGCTGCTCGAGCGCGTGCAGCTGAAGCCCGCCGAGCGCTACATCGACAAGTTCCCGCACGAACTCTCGGGCGGCCAGCGCCAGCGCGTCGCCATCGCCCGCGCCCTCGCGGCCGACCCCGAGGTGCTGCTCGCCGACGAGCCGATCTCGATGCTCGACGTCTCGATCCGCCTCGGCATCCTGAACCTGCTGCAGGACCTCCGCGACCGCCTGCACATCGCGATCCTCTACATCACGCACGACATCGCCTCGGCCCGCTACTTCGCCGACCGCACGATGGTCATGTACGCCGGCCGCATCGTCGAGACCGGCGACTCCGAGTCGGTCACGCAGGACCCGAAGCACCCCTACACCCAGCTGCTCGTGCGCTCGGCGCCCGACCCCGACGACCTCGAGGCGCGTGCGCACGGAGCACGCGGCGAGGCACCCAGCCTGGTGAAGCCCCCGAGCGGATGCCGCTTCAACCCGCGCTGCCCGTTCGCGACCGAGCTGTGCCGCACCGAGGCACCGCCCCTGCTGCCCGTCGGCACGGGCGAGAACGGCGAGGCCCGGGAAGCCGCGTGCTGGGGCTACTCCGACCGCGCCGACCGCCCGACGCTCAGCGACATCACGGAGGCGCTCGCATGAGGTTCTTCCTGCGCCGACTCGGCTTCTACCTGATCACCTTCTGGGCCGCGGTCACGATCAACTTCTTCATCCCGCGCATCATGCCCGGCGACCCGGTGAGCGCGCTCATCGCGAAGAACCAGGGCCGCATCAGCCCCGACGCCGCCGATGCGCTGCGCACGCTGTTCGGCCTCGACGAGAACATGTCGCTCTGGGATCAGTACGTGCAGTACTGGAACCTGCTGCTGCACGGCGAGCTCGGCACCTCGTTCGCCTACTCCGCCCCCGTCGCCGACGTCATCGCCGGAGCCATCCCCTGGACCATCGGCCTGGTCGGCATCGCGACGATCATCAGCTTCACGCTCGGCACGCTCCTCGGCTCCGGCATCGGCTGGCGTCGCGGCACCTGGGCCGACTCGCTCCTGCCGATCTCGACGTTCTTCTCGGCCGTGCCGTACTTCTGGCTCGCGCTGATCGCGATCTCGATCTTCTCGGTCACGCTCGGCTGGTTCCCCGCGAGCGGCAGCTACGACCGTTCACTGGTGCCGTCGTTCTCGTGGGAGTTCATCTCCTCCGTCATCTACTACGGCACCCTGCCCGCCCTGACGATCGTGATCTCGTCGATCTCGGGCTGGATCCTCGGCATGCGCAACATGATGGTCACGGTCTCGTCCGAGGACTACGTGACGGTCGCGCAGGCGAAGGGGGTCTCGGAGCGCACCGCGCTGTTCGGCTACTCGGCTCGGAACGCGATCCTGCCGCAGGTGTCGAGCTTCGCGCTCTCGCTCGGCTTCATCGTCGGCGGCACGCTCGTCATGGAGATCGTCTTCTCCTATCAGGGCATCGGCTACTACCTCTTCACGGCGGTCGCCGCGAAGGACTACCCGCTCATGCAGGGCATCTTCCTCGTGATCACGGTCGCGGTGCTGTTCGCCAACATCGTGGCCGACTTCATCTACGGGGTGCTCGATCCGCGCACCCGACAGGAGGGCTGACATGACGATCGACACCAGCATCGTCGAAGAGGGCCAGGAGCTCGAGAAGCCGTCGCAGGCGCCCATGACGGGCGTGGTCGCGGCGGCCGAGGGGCGACGACGCGGCAAGCCGCGCAAGTTCCTCTTCCTGCGCAACTCGAAGGCCGTCGCCGGCCTGGTGATCCTCGGGTTCTTCCTGCTCATCGCGATCATCGGGCCGTGGATCGCCCCCTACGACCCGAGCGCCCGCAGCGACGACATCCTGCAGCCGCCGTCGTGGGAGCACTGGTTCGGCACGACGCACCTCGGCCAGGACGTGTTCTCGCAGATCCTGGTGGGCACGCGCGGCGTGATCGTCGTCGGCTTCGTCGCGGGCATCCTCGCGACGGCGATCGGCGTCATCATCGGCGTCACCGCCGGCTACATCGGCGGACTCGGCGACGAGACCCTCTCGGTGCTCGCCAACGTGTTCCTCGTGATCCCGCAACTGCCGCTCATCATCATCATCGCGGGCCAGCTGCCGACGGTCGGCGGCGTCACGGTCGCCGTGGTCATCGCGATCACGGGCTGGGCGTGGGGTGCGCGAGTGCTTCGAGCCCAGACGCTCTCGTTGCGACGGCGCGACTTCGTCGAGGCCGCTCGCGCCAACGGCGAGCGCACCTGGCGCATCATCACGGCGGAGATCCTGCCGAACCTCACGGCGATCATCGCCTCGGGCTTCGTCGGCACCGTCGCGTTCGCCGTCCTCTCGCTCATCACGCTGTCGTTCATCGGCATCGGCAACACGGGCGAGTGGAACTGGGGCACCGTGCTCTACCAGGCCCAGTCGCAGCTCGCCCTGCAGCGCGGCGCCTGGTGGTGGTTCGTTCCGGCCGGCCTCTGCATCGCCCTGCTCGGCATGTCGCTGACCCTCATCAACTTCGGCATCGACGAGTTCGTCAACCCGCGCCTGCGATCGACGGGCCTGAACGCCAAGTCCCTGCGCAAGCGCGGCATCCGCCCCCGTATCGGATTCACCCCTGTGGTGCGCGAGGCCGAGGAGAACCGAGTATGACCATCGCCAGCCCCATCGGGCACCCCCAGCGACTCGCCCCGGCGAGCGACCCGGTGCTCGAGATCAAGAACCTGTCGGTCGACTACGGCTACGACGACGACCCGGTGCACGTGCTGCGCCAGGTCTCGCTCACGCTCGGCCGCGGCGAAGTGCTCGGCCTCGCCGGCGAATCCGGATGCGGCAAGTCCACGCTCGCGTACGCGGCGACCCGCCTGCTGCCGCCGCCGGGCCTCATCACCGGCGGCGAGGTGCTGTTCACCGACCGCTCGGGCGTGAAGACCGACCTGCTGCGCCTGAACGACACCCAGCTGCGCGCGTCGCGCTGGCAGGACATGGCCATCGTGTTCCAGGGCGCGATGAACTCGCTGAACCCGGTGTACCGCATCGGGCGGCAGATCGCCGACGGCATCCGCGCGCACGAGCCGAAGACCACGCAGAAGCAGGCCCTCGAGCGCGCAGCCGACCTGCTCGACCTCGTGGGCATCTCGCCCGACCGCCTGCGCTCGTACCCGCACGAGCTCTCGGGCGGCATGCGCCAGCGCGTCATGATCGCCATGGCGCTCGCGCTCGACCCGCAGGTGCTCATCATGGACGAGCCCACCACGGCGCTCGACGTCGTGATGCAGCGCCAGATCGTCGAGCAGATCGCCGAACTGCGCGACCGCCTCGGCTTCTCGGTCATCTTCATCACGCACGACGTGTCGCTGCTCATCGAGATCGCTGATCGCATCGCGATCATGTACGCGGGCGAGATCGTCGAGGATGCCGCGGCGCTCGACGTGTACAACAAGCCACGTCACCCGTACTCGTCGGCGCTGCT
Encoded proteins:
- a CDS encoding beta-glucosidase yields the protein MTATTTAPGALDPNRAPAADTLGAPAIDPATLAASLPLAEKVALLTGAATWTLRSIPEIGMRTMTVSDGPIGVRGTGEDGLPSAQLPAPSATAATWDVDLQARLGALMAGEARRKGVDVILAPVVNLQRSPVGGRHFECLSEDPLLTARLAVAFIDAIQAGGIAACVKHFIGNETETDRTSYLSRIDEQTLREVYLAPFEAVVDAGVWTIMAAYNGLTRDGVEATSTAHEPLLRGILKGEWQFDGVVISDWLATKTAVEPAIAGLDLVMPGPGGPWADGLLAAVEAGLVPESVIDDKVARIIRLADRVGALSGLAGETLPFDASGATADPAGDEVVALLTEAAARSTVVLRNDGGLLPVDPALRGRIALIGHNAVQPFTQGGGSAFVTPPHESQPLDALRAAFPDAAVDLLRGGATTLRAPLVPAELLSTPTGEPGVLVELLDEHGELIGSQLLPDAEALWFPVDDDAAASVHVTTDLRLARAGRHLIDLGPVGAHRVVVDGVERSTSQHVVGAEVILDSSYANPEHVETVIVADEARDVRIEVDAQIIDGESYGRFVRLHFRHLEPSLSIDEEIEQAVAAAGQADLAVVVVGTNSETESEGWDRPDLALPGRQNELVRRVAAANPATVVVVNAGAPVLLPWLDEVAAVLWWWLPGQEAGRSLAAVLTGAIEPSGRLPWTLPASEADVPVPNGLPVDGVIDYAEGVDVGHRGWDRLERTPAREFGFGLGYAAWAYRGLELVDAASGTAEADAFVTARVTVANTSDRDGREVVQVYLSADPADATRPLRWLAGFAVVDVAAGGTATVDIPIARRSFETWATDAASWTLPSGTYRVHAGRSSRDLSLEAVHTVAG
- a CDS encoding ABC transporter substrate-binding protein, whose product is MRKSILAAGAVLVAAGLAFTGCSADTSGGGDTGSKVLTVGMPNGPQQPNQNPLATGSASLSLGYAFVVYESLMQNNEIDPTEAPTPWLAESVEWNPEYAQATITPRDGVKWSDGEAFTADDIAFSIQLRKDNPELNIDFPDQYGDISVEDGKVVVNFTTGQYVNQVKLYRLLIVPKHIWEGEDAVTFSDDDMIGTGPFTLKSFSAQAVTLTPNETYWGGKSKVAELRYDAYNDNAGLTTALTTGEAQWGWTFIPDYESTYIAKDPDHFNQVAGGGFGVDVLYLNNETKPFDNLAFRQALNMVVDHADITKTAGYGVWPEITSVTGLPQPSGDAFISEAYQGQELTVDVDGAKKVLTDAGYTYDGDKLIDPDGEAVSFKLTNPSGWTDYLDALGIIAEGAKSLGAEATVDAIVQDTWFNDTIPFGNFQASLHWTDAGSTPWNLYSNIMDGASYVPLGETANWNFGRYNNDEVTQALATYKSATEDSDRQAALDVVQKHYVEDVPGIVIWSRPAVAQYSTQNYTGFPTSEDPYANPQPTGPQAALILSKLTPSE
- a CDS encoding ABC transporter ATP-binding protein, with translation MSPSSPPAEPADGDVVLQAVDLQKHFKLRGLNSRDVVHAVDGVNFELRRGRVLALVGESGSGKSTIARLLAQLMPTTGGRILLHGTDATAKGRRAFRRYVGRVQMIFQDPFGSLNPVHTVRYMLSRSLRIHRGRLRGPALEEALVELLERVQLKPAERYIDKFPHELSGGQRQRVAIARALAADPEVLLADEPISMLDVSIRLGILNLLQDLRDRLHIAILYITHDIASARYFADRTMVMYAGRIVETGDSESVTQDPKHPYTQLLVRSAPDPDDLEARAHGARGEAPSLVKPPSGCRFNPRCPFATELCRTEAPPLLPVGTGENGEAREAACWGYSDRADRPTLSDITEALA
- a CDS encoding ABC transporter permease, yielding MRFFLRRLGFYLITFWAAVTINFFIPRIMPGDPVSALIAKNQGRISPDAADALRTLFGLDENMSLWDQYVQYWNLLLHGELGTSFAYSAPVADVIAGAIPWTIGLVGIATIISFTLGTLLGSGIGWRRGTWADSLLPISTFFSAVPYFWLALIAISIFSVTLGWFPASGSYDRSLVPSFSWEFISSVIYYGTLPALTIVISSISGWILGMRNMMVTVSSEDYVTVAQAKGVSERTALFGYSARNAILPQVSSFALSLGFIVGGTLVMEIVFSYQGIGYYLFTAVAAKDYPLMQGIFLVITVAVLFANIVADFIYGVLDPRTRQEG
- a CDS encoding ABC transporter permease, translated to MTIDTSIVEEGQELEKPSQAPMTGVVAAAEGRRRGKPRKFLFLRNSKAVAGLVILGFFLLIAIIGPWIAPYDPSARSDDILQPPSWEHWFGTTHLGQDVFSQILVGTRGVIVVGFVAGILATAIGVIIGVTAGYIGGLGDETLSVLANVFLVIPQLPLIIIIAGQLPTVGGVTVAVVIAITGWAWGARVLRAQTLSLRRRDFVEAARANGERTWRIITAEILPNLTAIIASGFVGTVAFAVLSLITLSFIGIGNTGEWNWGTVLYQAQSQLALQRGAWWWFVPAGLCIALLGMSLTLINFGIDEFVNPRLRSTGLNAKSLRKRGIRPRIGFTPVVREAEENRV
- a CDS encoding ABC transporter ATP-binding protein, coding for MTIASPIGHPQRLAPASDPVLEIKNLSVDYGYDDDPVHVLRQVSLTLGRGEVLGLAGESGCGKSTLAYAATRLLPPPGLITGGEVLFTDRSGVKTDLLRLNDTQLRASRWQDMAIVFQGAMNSLNPVYRIGRQIADGIRAHEPKTTQKQALERAADLLDLVGISPDRLRSYPHELSGGMRQRVMIAMALALDPQVLIMDEPTTALDVVMQRQIVEQIAELRDRLGFSVIFITHDVSLLIEIADRIAIMYAGEIVEDAAALDVYNKPRHPYSSALLHSFPPLRGPRRELIGIPGSPPDLSRLGGGCPFADRCAFAFDACTKVNPELVFPNVPGDDPRRSVACLRHDPAAVRAVGEEPLPVPAELSVS